The Malus domestica chromosome 10, GDT2T_hap1 nucleotide sequence ATTGCCTACCCACCCTCTGTGACTCCTCAGTAATCACTAGCATGAGTTATGAACAAGCTGAACAGCTCTTTCTTAAACCCCCTAATACCACCACAGCAAGCCACCGCGACTGCCACCACCAAAACTTTCAACGCCGTCATCAACCGCCTCTCGTCCCAAGGCTCTCACCAAGAAGTCCTTGCCACGTACTCCTCCATGCTCAAAACCAACACACCTCCAGACTCCTACACCTTGCCTAATCTTCTCAAAGCTTGCACCTCCTTAAACCTCTTTCTGTGTGGCCTCTCGCTCCACCAATGCATTGTCGTTAATGGGTTATCTTTGGATGCCTACATTGCATCTTCTCTGATCAACTTTTACGCCAAATTTGGACACGTCCAAAATGCCCGCAAGGTTTTCGACGTAATGCCCCACAGAAATGTTGTTCCTTGGACTTCCATTATCGGATGTTATTCGCTTGCCGGAAATGTTGGAGTTGCGTTTGAGATGTTTAGGGAGATGCGGCGCGAAGGAGTTCAGCCCAGTTCGGTTACTCTGTTAAGCTTGACCTCCGGAGTTTCGGAGCTGCCTTATTTGCAGTGTTTGCATGGTTGTGCAGTATTATATGGTTTTGAGTCTGACATTACTTTGGTGAATTCAATGTTGAATGTGTATGGTAAATGTGGAAGAGTTGAAGATGCTAGGCACTTGTTTGAGTATATGAATGCAAGAGACATAGTTTCATGGAATTCCTTGATTTCAAGCTATTCCCAGGCTGGAAATATCGGAGAAGTATTCCGGCTTTTGTATACGATGAGGGTTGAAGGAATGGAGCCTGATAAACAGACGTATGCATCCGCTGTGTCCGTGGCTGCCATGCAGAGTAGTTTGAAATTGGGAAAGTCAGTGCACGGACAGATTTTAAGAACTGGATATGAATTGGATTCCCATGTCGAAACAGCGCTCGTAGTTATGTACTTGAAATGCAGGAACATCGACACTGCATTTCATATCTTCGAAGGGACGAGGAATAAGGATGTGGTTCTGTGGACGGCCATGATGTCAGGGCTTGTGCAAAATGATTCTGCAGACAGCGCACTAATCGTTTTCTCTCAAATGTTAGAATCAAAAACAGTGCCGTCTAGTGCGACAGTAGCTAGTGCTCTTGCAGCTTGTGCGCAACTGGGTTCTTTTGATATGGGAACCTCGGTTCATGGTTATGTGCTGAGGCAAGGAATGAGGCTCGATATCCCTGCCCAGAACTCCCTTGTAACAATGTATGCAAAGTGCGCTCGTTTGGAGCAGAGTCGTGCTGTTTTCGAAAGAATGGGCAAAAGAGATTTGGTTTCTTGGAATGCCATGATTGCTGGATATGCTCAAAACGGCCATTTACGCGAGGCTCTGCTTCTCTTCTCCGAGATGAGGGCAACCCTTCAGAAGCCCGATTCTTTAACTGTGGTCTCACTTCTGCAAGCTTGTGCTTCCATTGGGGCACTCCATCAAGGAAAGTGGATTCACAACTTTACAATTAGAAGTTGCCTTAGACCATGCATTTTGATAGACACAGCTCTGGTTGACATGTACTCAAAATGTGGTGACTTAGATAGAGCTCACAGGTGCTTCGTTGAGATGTCAGAC carries:
- the LOC103446742 gene encoding pentatricopeptide repeat-containing protein At4g04370; its protein translation is MNKLNSSFLNPLIPPQQATATATTKTFNAVINRLSSQGSHQEVLATYSSMLKTNTPPDSYTLPNLLKACTSLNLFLCGLSLHQCIVVNGLSLDAYIASSLINFYAKFGHVQNARKVFDVMPHRNVVPWTSIIGCYSLAGNVGVAFEMFREMRREGVQPSSVTLLSLTSGVSELPYLQCLHGCAVLYGFESDITLVNSMLNVYGKCGRVEDARHLFEYMNARDIVSWNSLISSYSQAGNIGEVFRLLYTMRVEGMEPDKQTYASAVSVAAMQSSLKLGKSVHGQILRTGYELDSHVETALVVMYLKCRNIDTAFHIFEGTRNKDVVLWTAMMSGLVQNDSADSALIVFSQMLESKTVPSSATVASALAACAQLGSFDMGTSVHGYVLRQGMRLDIPAQNSLVTMYAKCARLEQSRAVFERMGKRDLVSWNAMIAGYAQNGHLREALLLFSEMRATLQKPDSLTVVSLLQACASIGALHQGKWIHNFTIRSCLRPCILIDTALVDMYSKCGDLDRAHRCFVEMSDPDLVSWSTIISGYGCHGKAETALRMYSEFLLTGIKPNHVVFLSILSACSHNGLVDTGLSIYQSMIADFGIAPSLEHRACIVDLLSRAGRVEEAYDFYKRVFQEPAVDVLGILLDACRTKGNEELGNIIAGEILMLRPGDAGNYVQLAHSYASMNRWDGVGEAWSQMRYLGLKKLPGWSCIELHGTITTFYTDHNTNPQFDDIASMLKMLSEGMKKPSTNNES